The region GCACCCGCCCCCCCCGGCCCACCCGCACCGCGCCCGAGGTGACCACGAAGATCGAGTCCCCGGGGTCACCCTGGCGAAAGAGCACCTCCCCCAGGCCCAGGGTCCGGGGCACGAGCTTCTCCACCAACCGGGCGAAGGCCTCCGGGTCCAGATCCGAGAAGAGCGGGATCTCCGGCAGCGGGCCGCGCCCCGCCTCGGCCGGCCGGGGGGCCAGGCCGCGCTTGCCGTAGAGATCCGCCAGGGCACGGCCCACGTCCTCGGCCGAGGGGTCCAGGCGCAGCAGGATCTTCTGGATGGCGATGGCCTGGACCAGGAACCCCCCATGGGCATAGAGCTCGGCCAGCTTCCGGTACGAGGCGGCCGCGTCCTCCCGCCGGCCGGCCCGCGCCTGCAGGTCGGCCACCCGCCGCAGCACCTTGACGTTGTCGGGCTCCCGCGCCCCGATCCGCAGGTAGGCCTCCAGGGCCTGGGACCACTGGCCCCGGGTGTAGTGCTCTTCGGCCGCCGCCCTGTCGTCCTTCCTGTCCTTGCGGAAGAGGGAGACCATGGGCCGCCTACTCGTACCGGAGGATCTCCACCGGGTCGAGCCTAGAGGCCTGCCAGGAGGGGTAGAGGGTGGCCAGGAAACACAGGGCCACCGCGCACACCGCCACCAGGGCGAAGACCTCGGGCTTCATCACCACGGGGAGGGTATCGATGTAGTACACGTCGCCGGGGAGATCGATGAACTTGTACCGCTTGAGGAGCACGCACAGCACCCAGCCCCCCAGGAGCCCTCCCCCGGTGCCCAGCCCCCCGATCACGAGCCCCTCGAGCATGAAGATGCGGCGGATGGAGCGCCCGGTGGCCCCCATGGACTTGAGGATACCGATGTCGCGCGCCTTTTCCATCACCACCATGATCAGGGTGGCCGCGATGTTGAATGCGGCCACGAGCACGATGAGCGCCAGGATGACGAACATCACGATCTTTTCGAGCTTCAGCGCGCTGAAGAGGTTGCGGTTCATCTCCATCCAGTCCCGGGTCCAGTACCCGGGCCCCAGACGCGCCTCCACCGCCCGGGCCGTCTTGCCCGCGCCGTAGAGGTCCCGGGTGCGCACCTCGATGCCGTGGACGTCCTGCCCCAGTCGCAGGAAATCCTGTGCCGTGGGCAGGGACGCGAAGAGAAAGCTCGTGTCGTACTCGTACATCCCCGAGGCGAAGATCCCGGCGACCCGGAAGGCTCGAGTGCGGGGGAGCACCCCCAGCGGCGTCGGACTCCCCACGGGGCTCACGATCTGGACCACGTCGCCGAGGAAGAGACCCAGGTTGCGGGCCATCTCCCGGCCCACCAGGAGGCCGGGAACGTCCCCGCCGAGGTCCGCAAGCCTCCCCTCCACGACGAAGCGCTCGATCTCCGTCGCCCTGCCCGCGCTCTCCACGTCGATGCCCCGAAAGACCGCCCCCTGGGCCGACCGCCCCACCATCAGCATCACCTGGCTCATGGCAAAGGGAGCGGCGGCCACCACGCCGGGCACCTGCTCCACCTCCCGGGCGACCGCCTCCGGGTTTCGCAGGGTGCCCCCCATGGGGTAGACCATCACGTGGGCGTTGGTGCCCAGGATCTTGTCGCGCAGATCCTCCTCGAACCCGGTCATCACCGAGAGCACCACCACCAGCGCCATCACCCCCAGGGCCACGCCCCCCACGCTGATCCAGGTGATCAGCGAGATGAAGAGCTCGCCCCGGCGCGCCTTGAGGTAGCGCAGGGCGATGCCGAGCTCGTAGGCGGCGGCCACGGGCACCTACGCCTCCGGGCGCATGTGGGGAAAGAGAATTACGTCGCGGATCGAGGGGCTGTCGGTAAACAGCATGGCAACCCGGTCGATCCCGATCCCCTCCCCGGCCGCCGGGGGCATGCCGTATTCCAGGGCCCGCACGTAGTCCAGATCCACCCAGTGGGCTTCCTCGTCCCCGGCCTCCCGTTCGGCCGCCTGGCTGCGAAACCGCTCGAGCTGGTCCAACGGGTCGTTGAGCTCGCTAAAGGCGTTGGCGATCTCCCGCCGGGCGATGTAGAGCTCGAACCGGTCCACGAACCGGGGATCCTCTTCGTTGCGCCGGGAAAGGGGCGAGACCTCCACCGGGTACCGGGTGACGAAGGTGGGCTGGAGGAGGTGGGGCTCGGCCACGGTCTCGAAGACTTCGGCCAGGAGTTTGCCGTGGGGAACTCCCGCCGTCTCGAGCCCCAGGCGGGCCGCATAGGCCCGCACCGCTTGCGGGTCCTCGGTCTGCTCCTCGGTGAGCTCGCCGTAGCGCGCCACCGCCTGCTGCACCGTGAGCCGCGGCCAGGGCGGGGTGAAGTCGATCTCTTCCCCCTGGTAGACGATCTTCCGGCCCCCGGCGAGCTCCTCGGCGAGATACACGAAGAGCTCCTCGGTGAGGTCCATCAGCTCTTCATGGGTGGCGTACGCCTGGTAGAACTCGAGCATCGTGAACTCGGGGTTGTGCTGGTTCGAGAGCCCCTCGTTGCGAAAGTTTCGGTTGATCTCGAAGACGCGCTCCACGCCCCCCACCACGAGGCGCTTGAGATAGAGCTCCGGGGCCACGCGAAGGTAGAGCGTCATGTCGAGTGCGTTGTGGTGGGTCACGAAAGGCCGCGCGGTCGCTCCTCCGGGAATGGGCTGCATCATCGGGGTTTCCATCTCCAGGAAGTCCCTTCCCAGGAAGAACCCACGCACCAGGTGGATGAGGCGGCTCCTGCGCCGGAAGGCCTCGCGCACCTCGGGGTTGACCACCAGGTCCACGTACCGCTGGCGGTAGCGGGTCTCCTTGTCCGTGAGACCGTGCCACTTCTCCGGGAGCGGGCGCAGGCTCTTGCACAGGAGCCGCACCTGACGGGCCTCCAGGGTGAGCTCCCCCGTTCGGGTGCGCAGCAGCGGCCCCTCGACCCCCAGGAAGTCGCCCACGTCGGTGCGCGAGAAGACGCCGAAGGCCTCCTCCCCCACCCCGTCGCGCTTTACGTAGGCCTGGAGCTGGCCGGACCGGTCCTGGAGCTTGACGAAGGCGGCCTTGCCGAAGCTGCGAAGCGCCATCACGCGCCCCGCCAGGGCAAAGGTCTGCCCCAGGGCGGCCAGGGCCTCGGCATCCTTGTCCCCGTGCTCGGTTAGAATCTGGGCCGCGGCATGGGTGGGCCGAAAGTCGTTGGGGTAGGGGTTTACGCCGGCTGCCCGCAAGGCCGCGAGGGTCTCGAGGCGCTGGCGGATCAAGGCGTTGTCGCTGCGGTCCTCCATCCCGTCATCCTTGCATTGGGTGGGCGCCCGGAAAGCTTGGAAACATACCACAGGAAGGAATCGAAATCGCTATCGGTATCGCCATCGGTATCGGGATCGAAATCGCTCTCGGGATCGGTGTCGAAGTCCGGTCGATACCAATACCGATCCCCAGGCCGAGAGGCCTTCCTTCCTCCGCGCCCTCGCAGGGTCCCGTCGCGGGCTCGGGGGGCGCGGCTAGGGTCCCCGCTCGACCCGCTCGATGCCCAGGCAGCGCCCCGTGTCCGGGTCGGCCGTGACCAGGACCCCGCAGACGGTCGCCTGCCCCTCGGCCACGGCGTGCCCCCGGGGAATGCGGGTGCGAAACCGGGCCAGGGCCTTCGAGGCCGAGACCCCGATGACCGAATCGCGAACGCCGGTCATGCCCACGTCGGTGATGAAGCCGGTTCCGCCCGGGAGCACCCGGGCGTCGGCGGTGGCCACGTGGGTGTGGGTGCCGAGAACGGCCGTGACCCGGCCGTCCAGGTGCCAGCCCATGGCCTGCTTCTCGCTGGTGGCCTCGGCGTGGAAGTCCAGGAGACGGACGCGCACCCCGGCGGGGAACCGGGCGAGGACCTCGTCCGCGCCCCGGAAGGGGCAGTCCAGGGGGTCCATGAAGATCCTGCCGGAGAGATTCGCCACCCCCACCCCCACCCCGTCCACGTCGACCGTACACCAGCCGGCCCCGGGCGTGCCCGGGGGGTAGTTGGCAGGGCGCAACAGCCGCGGCAGGTGGTCGATCCGCCCCAGGATCTCCTTCTTGTCCCACACGTGGTTGCCGGTGGTGATCACCTGGACGCCGGCGGCAAAGAGCCGGCGGGCCGCCGCCGGCGTGATCCCGAGACCCGCCGCCGCGTTTTCCCCATTGGCCACCACGAGCCGCGCGCCGGTATCGGCCAGCAGTGCCGGCAGCCGGGTCTCCACGGCAGCCAGCCCCGGCTCCCCCACCACGTCCCCCAGGAAGAGAAGCCTCAGGCCGCCCACTACTTGGCGTACTCCACGGCCCGGGTCTCCCGAATCACGGTGATCCGGATCTGGCCGGGGTAGGAGAGCTCCTTCTCGACCTTGCGGGCGATGTCCTTGGAGAGGAGCACCGCCGTGTCATCGTCCACGCGGTCGTTGTTGACGATGATGCGGATCTCCCGGCCGGCCTGGATCGCAAAGGACTTCGCAACTCCGTCGAAGGAGTTGGCGATGCGCTCCAGGTCTTCCAGCCGCTTCACATAGGTTTCGAGCATCTCGCGCCGCGCCCCCGGCCGCGCCGCCGAGAGGGCATCGGCCGACTGCACGAGCACCGCCAGGATCGACTCGGGCCGCACGTCGTCGTGGTGGGCGGCTACGGCATGGACGATTTCCTTGGGCTCGCCGTACTTGCGGCACAGATCGGCCCCGATGGTGGCGTGGGAGCCCTCCACCTCGTGGTCCACGGCCTTCCCCAGATCGTGCAGGAGCCCCGCCCGCTTGGCCTGCTTGACGTTGAGGCCGAGCTCGGAGGCCATGATGCCGCACAGGAAGGCCACTTCGAGGGAGTGGTTGAGCACGTTCTGCGCGAATGACGAGCGGTACTTGAGGCGCCCCAGCAGGTTGATCACGTCCGGGTGGATGCCGTGGACCCCCACGTCGAAGGTGGCCTGCTCGCCGGCTTCCTTGAGCTCCTGCTCCACCTCCTTGGTGACCTTCTTGACCACTTCTTCGATCCGGGCCGGGTGGATGCGCCCGTCGCTGATGAGCCGTTCCAGCGACACCCGGGCGATCTCGCGCCGCACGGGGTTGTATCCCGACAGCAGCACCGTCTCGGGAGTGTCGTCCACGATGAGGTCGATCCCCGTTGCCGCCTCGATGGCCCGGATGTTTCGGCCCTCACGCCCGATGATGCGCCCCTTCATCTCCTCCCCCGGGAGCTGCACGCTCGTGACCGTGCGCTCGGCCACGTACTCGCCCGCGTAGCGCTGGATGGCCAGGCTGATGATCTCCTTGGCCTTCTTGTCGGCGATCTTCTTCGCCTCTTCCTCCGCTTCCCGGATCTCCCGGGCCGCGTCGTGGCGGGCCTCGCTCAGGAGCGACTGTCTGAGCTCCTCCTTGGCCTCTTCGGCGCTCATCCCGGCCACCCTCTCGAGCTGCCGGGTCACCTCTGCGCCCTTGGCCTCCACCTCTTCCTGTGCCTTCTGCACATCGGCCGTACGCTCCTCCAGGCTGTCCTCCCGCTCCTGCAAGCGGGTCTCCCGCTTGTCGAGGTTTTCTTCCTTCTTGTCGAGGTTGCCTTCGCGCTGCTGTACCCGCTTCTCTACGGCCAGGACCTCGCTCTTGCGCTCTTCGAGCTCCTTCTCCACGCGCTCCTTCTCGGCGAAGGTCTCCTCCTTGGCACGGAGGATCGCCTCCTTCTTGAGGATCTCCGCCTCCTTGCGGGCCTCCTCCCGCAGTGCCTGGGCCTCGGCCCGGGCGTTCTCGAAGGATGTCTGGCCGCGCCGTCGGCCCACGAGCACGCCGACCGCGAGGGCGGCCGCCACGGCCACCGCCGCCAGGAGGACTACAATTGCCATGACGTCCAAGGGGGTCTCCTTTCCCTGGGAAGGACCGGGCAGTCTCGCCGGCGGCCGGGCGGGTCAGGAGGCTCGTGAAGGGCGCACTGCCACCCCGGGGAAGGGGGATGGCAGGCTGCGACGAAGGGGAAGAGGATCCGGAGAGAAAGAGATCCCCCGCTCGTGCCGTGTTCCTAAGGTTCGGTTGAACCTCGCGTGGAAAGGTGGGCGTCCTGTAACCGTTTCACGGGCTCCCCGGAGGGCATGCCATCCACGGATAGGGAGGACCCCCAACGTCATGCCGTTGGCTCAACAGCTTCCAGCGGAATCACGCGCACAGCAGGGGAATTCGGTCGTCTTCGCTGCAAACACCTCTGGAAGAAGGGTGTCGATGCGCCGGGCCAGGCCCGCGTGGCGTTCCTCCACTTCGGCCGTCCACGCCTGGGTGGAAACCCGCTCCTGGAGGAGCTCGCTGGCCAGGTCCATGGCGGCCAGCACCGCGATCTGCAGGGTGGAAACCGTGCGGGCGGCCGAGGCCACCTCGCGCATCTTCCGGTCCACCAGCTCGGCAACGCGCTTTACGTGCTCCCCCTCGACGTCGGCGCGCAGGGTGTAGCCCTGTCCGAAGATCTCCACCTGGTGAACCGTGCCCATCAGGTCGCCCCGCCGCCTGCCGCCGCCTCCAACGCCTCGAGCCGCTCCAGGGTCTCCACCAGCCGGCCCAGTCTCTCTCGGATCACATCCCGTTCCTTCCGAAACTCCTCGACCTCCCGCTCGAGGTCGCCAAGCCGCCCGGTCTTCTCTTCGAGGCGGCGTTCGAGGAGGATCTTCTCCTCCTTCAGCCGGTTGAAGTGGTCTACGAGCCGGGTCAGCCGTTGCTCCAGAAGGTCCAGTTTTTCCAGGTGCATAGGCCTCTCCGCGCTCGAAGGCCATCGTAGACGGGCCCCCGGGGCAAGTCAAGAGACAATCCCGGCGCGGATCCGACACGATCGCCCGCCCGCGGCGCCTCGGTCGGCGCTTCCAGAGGCGGCCGGCGAAGACCGCATGCCGGACGTGCGTCAAGAGGACGGGGACATCCGCCGGCCGAACTCGCCGCGCTCCTCTTCCAGAATCGCGAGGAAAGCCCGAGCGGCAGGGGAAAGCTCGCCTTCCTCCCGGAACGCGGTGTACACCTGGAGCGCCATCTCCTGGTCCCGGACCGGGACGACCCGGAGCCGTTCCTCCGCCAGCTCCCGGGCAACCGCCGAGCGCACCAGAAACGTGAGCCCTTCGCCCTTCTCGACCATCTCTTTGATGAACTCCACGTTGCTCGTTTCCAGCAGCACGTCGGGGGACAGGCCCCAACGGTCGAAGAGCCGGCGCACCAGGGCGTGGGTGCTGGAGCCCTCTTCCTTGAGGATGACGAGC is a window of Thermodesulfobacteriota bacterium DNA encoding:
- a CDS encoding cyclic nucleotide-binding domain-containing protein — its product is MVSLFRKDRKDDRAAAEEHYTRGQWSQALEAYLRIGAREPDNVKVLRRVADLQARAGRREDAAASYRKLAELYAHGGFLVQAIAIQKILLRLDPSAEDVGRALADLYGKRGLAPRPAEAGRGPLPEIPLFSDLDPEAFARLVEKLVPRTLGLGEVLFRQGDPGDSIFVVTSGAVRVGRGGRV
- a CDS encoding lipoprotein-releasing ABC transporter permease subunit; the encoded protein is MPVAAAYELGIALRYLKARRGELFISLITWISVGGVALGVMALVVVLSVMTGFEEDLRDKILGTNAHVMVYPMGGTLRNPEAVAREVEQVPGVVAAAPFAMSQVMLMVGRSAQGAVFRGIDVESAGRATEIERFVVEGRLADLGGDVPGLLVGREMARNLGLFLGDVVQIVSPVGSPTPLGVLPRTRAFRVAGIFASGMYEYDTSFLFASLPTAQDFLRLGQDVHGIEVRTRDLYGAGKTARAVEARLGPGYWTRDWMEMNRNLFSALKLEKIVMFVILALIVLVAAFNIAATLIMVVMEKARDIGILKSMGATGRSIRRIFMLEGLVIGGLGTGGGLLGGWVLCVLLKRYKFIDLPGDVYYIDTLPVVMKPEVFALVAVCAVALCFLATLYPSWQASRLDPVEILRYE
- the lysS gene encoding lysine--tRNA ligase yields the protein MEDRSDNALIRQRLETLAALRAAGVNPYPNDFRPTHAAAQILTEHGDKDAEALAALGQTFALAGRVMALRSFGKAAFVKLQDRSGQLQAYVKRDGVGEEAFGVFSRTDVGDFLGVEGPLLRTRTGELTLEARQVRLLCKSLRPLPEKWHGLTDKETRYRQRYVDLVVNPEVREAFRRRSRLIHLVRGFFLGRDFLEMETPMMQPIPGGATARPFVTHHNALDMTLYLRVAPELYLKRLVVGGVERVFEINRNFRNEGLSNQHNPEFTMLEFYQAYATHEELMDLTEELFVYLAEELAGGRKIVYQGEEIDFTPPWPRLTVQQAVARYGELTEEQTEDPQAVRAYAARLGLETAGVPHGKLLAEVFETVAEPHLLQPTFVTRYPVEVSPLSRRNEEDPRFVDRFELYIARREIANAFSELNDPLDQLERFRSQAAEREAGDEEAHWVDLDYVRALEYGMPPAAGEGIGIDRVAMLFTDSPSIRDVILFPHMRPEA
- a CDS encoding TIGR00282 family metallophosphoesterase, with amino-acid sequence MGGLRLLFLGDVVGEPGLAAVETRLPALLADTGARLVVANGENAAAGLGITPAAARRLFAAGVQVITTGNHVWDKKEILGRIDHLPRLLRPANYPPGTPGAGWCTVDVDGVGVGVANLSGRIFMDPLDCPFRGADEVLARFPAGVRVRLLDFHAEATSEKQAMGWHLDGRVTAVLGTHTHVATADARVLPGGTGFITDVGMTGVRDSVIGVSASKALARFRTRIPRGHAVAEGQATVCGVLVTADPDTGRCLGIERVERGP
- the rny gene encoding ribonuclease Y; translated protein: MAIVVLLAAVAVAAALAVGVLVGRRRGQTSFENARAEAQALREEARKEAEILKKEAILRAKEETFAEKERVEKELEERKSEVLAVEKRVQQREGNLDKKEENLDKRETRLQEREDSLEERTADVQKAQEEVEAKGAEVTRQLERVAGMSAEEAKEELRQSLLSEARHDAAREIREAEEEAKKIADKKAKEIISLAIQRYAGEYVAERTVTSVQLPGEEMKGRIIGREGRNIRAIEAATGIDLIVDDTPETVLLSGYNPVRREIARVSLERLISDGRIHPARIEEVVKKVTKEVEQELKEAGEQATFDVGVHGIHPDVINLLGRLKYRSSFAQNVLNHSLEVAFLCGIMASELGLNVKQAKRAGLLHDLGKAVDHEVEGSHATIGADLCRKYGEPKEIVHAVAAHHDDVRPESILAVLVQSADALSAARPGARREMLETYVKRLEDLERIANSFDGVAKSFAIQAGREIRIIVNNDRVDDDTAVLLSKDIARKVEKELSYPGQIRITVIRETRAVEYAK
- the zapB gene encoding cell division protein ZapB, translating into MHLEKLDLLEQRLTRLVDHFNRLKEEKILLERRLEEKTGRLGDLEREVEEFRKERDVIRERLGRLVETLERLEALEAAAGGGAT